Genomic segment of Saprospira sp. CCB-QB6:
TTGTCTGCTTTGTTTAGAAACGGAGGAGATTTGTTTAACGATGGGCAAAATGCGGCATTTTTGACGCCGAATAAGGCGGATAGTACAGAAAGTCGTGCAGCTATGCATCTCCTTGGGTTAAGTTTGGGGGGGCTAGATGCTGGTGGTGATTTGCATTTGGCGGCCCAGACCTATCGTCAGGGAGGGTTTGATTTTTGGCCTGGACCGATTGATAGTGTTAGCCAAAGAGCAGATTCCATTTCTTCTCGCCGATTTAATTACATTTGGTCGGTAGAGTTGTTGGATATTTGGGTGGTCTTAGAAGATTATCGAGACAATGGGCAGGTAGATGGTCCAATGCCTGCAAGTTTGTTGATTTGGCCCGCTCAGGGAAATGCTTACTATGCTCAAAGTTTAGGTTTTGCCTTACCCGATCAGGGCTTAGCTCCTTTCTTTGATCGGGATGGAGATGGGATTTATAATCCCTATCAGGGGGATTATCCCACTTATCGAATGGGCGATTCTACGGCTTTGGCCGATCAGGTTATTTGGACTGTTTTTAATGATGTTTCGGCTGGGCATCAGTTTACGCAGGGAGATGCTCTGGGGGTAGAAGTGCAGCTAACGGCCTATGCTTTTGGTTGTTTGGCTTTAGAGCAAAGTCTGCGAGAAAGCATCTTTTTAAATTATAAAATTATTAACCGTTCGGCTCAAGATTATCAGCAATTTTGGGCGGGTTTTTATACTGATTTTGATTTGGGTTGTCCTGCTGATGATTATATTGGTACAGATAGTAGTTTGCAAACGGTTTATGCTTATAATGCTGATTATCAGGACCATACAAGCCTTTGTCAAACAAATAACTATGGGAGTCAACCGCCTGTAGTGGCTTTGACTTTTCTCAATCGCTCTTTGGACCGAAGCATTTATAACCTAAATACTACCTTACCGCCTTTGGGGCATCCTGCTCAGCCTAATCTAGATCAGGGGTTCTATCATTTATTGGAGGGGAAATGGACCGATGGGCAGCCTTTGCGCCCTTATGGCAATGGCTATGATAGTTTGGGAACAGGGCAAGCGCATTATGTTTTTCCCAATTATCCCTTTGATAGTACTGCATCCTCTTGGTGGGCTGGAGATGGTTATAGCTGGGCTCAAGGACAAGATTTTAGAGTGATGGCTTCTCATTTTAAGGGGGATTTATTGGCTGGGGAAAGCATGGATATAGACCTTATGCTGAGTTATCATTATGCTGATAGCTTGACAGGGCTTTATCAGATGTTGCAGTTGTTGCCCCAAAATATACCCAACTTGCAGCAGGCTTGGGCTCAGGGCATTGGGCAGAACAGTTGCTATCAGTCTCAAGATTTTAGCAGCCAGATTTCAGGTTATTTATATGAGGACCAAAATGCTAATTGCCAGAAAGAGGCTCAAGAAATACCATTTGCTCAGCGCTTTGTTTGTGTGGAGAGACAAGGCCAGCGCTATTATGCTACAACTGACAGCAGTGGTTTTTATCAGTTTGATAATTTGCCTTTTGGAGAATATACGCTTTGGGCTGTACGGCCCAGCCATTATTGGCAGGATGGCTGTCAATTACAGGGACAATATGTAGTCAACTTGCAGCATCCGCAGGGCATACAGCAAAACATTGGCTTGCAGGCACTAGATAATTGCCCCTTTGTCCAAATTCAGTTGGATGGGCCAAATTTGGACGCTTGCACAGCACAACAACAATGGTTGAGCTATGAAAATCGAGGAACCGATACCGCCTATCAGGCTTATGTGGACTTATCTTGGCCCAAATACCTGCATTTAGATTCAGCTAGTTTGCCTTTTAGTCAAGTCGATAGCCAAACTTATCGGATAGATTTGGGCAATTTAGCCCCTCAGGCTGTTGGGCAACTGGACCTTTGGAGTTCATTGAGCTGTGACTCTGTTTTGGCCGGCCAATCTTTTTGCTTAGAAGCGCATGTATATCCCGATAGTCTTTGTCGGCCTATTTATCAAGAAACTGTCTTGGCTGTTTCTGCCGAATGCGAGGGAGATTCTATTGTTTTCTATTTGAGAAATATAGGTTTGATTAGCTTGACGCCTTTGCGGACCCAATTAATCGTCATTGAAGATGACCTGATGCAGCCGCCTTTGCCTGTGACGATTTATGGCAGTGGAGTAACTGCAGTTCGTATTCCTGTAGAAGCAGGATTGACCTATCGGGCGCTCTTAGAGCAGACTGGAAGTATTTGGTCGGCTCCAGTGATTTCTGATGTGGTGGAAGGTTGTGGTCTGGATAGTTTGGGCCAAATGCATCTGGGCTATGTTCAACAACTGGCTAATTTGCCTGCTACGGTTTTTGGGGCAGAGCATTGTTTGATTTTACAAGATTCTTTTAAATCGCTATTGAATGTGAAGGCGCAGGTCCTCCCTTTGGGCTATGATGTGCCAGCTTATATTTTTCCCTCAGATCCTTTGCATGCTCAGTTTGTCTTGCAGGGGCCATTTAAGGGGCATCTTCAGCTAAGGGATAGCCTGTCTAGCTATTTGGACCCTAGTAGCTTAGCCTTAGGGGTAAGTAGTCATCCTGCGAATTGGTCCTTAAAGGGCCAAGGGCTGTTAACTGCTGATTTTGGCTTTATTGACTTGGCTGCTGAAGAGGAGCTATTGTTTAGTTATCGGATTGACCAAAAGGAAAATAATCGGCCCAATATAGTAATTCCACAGCAATGGAGTTATCAGAAAGATAGTTTGCCTTGGGCCTTTACGGCTGTTCATCAGCGTGTTGTTGGGCAAAACTTCTTCAGCGTATTGGCTCAAGACAGAAGCGAAAGTTCAAGGGGATTGGCTTATGATTTTTGGCCTATACCTGCCCAAGATGTCTTGAATTACTCATCGGCTAGGGGCTGGGAATCGGGCCAAGAAGTACGCATCTATAGCATTTTAGGCCAAGAGCTGGCCCGTCATCAACTTTTGGCTCCCAATGGTCAGATTCCCTTAGGGGATTGGTCCAATGGAGTATTCATTCTACAGCTTTTTTCTGCCAATCAGGAATTGCTTGGGCAGGAGCAATTTGTTATTGCTCAATGATTTGGGGCCTGCCGCCTGCGGCGGCCGCGCCCTTTCGCGGCTCGCAAGTCTGCTCGGCCCTGCGCGGGCTTTGCCCGCTGGGTCTGCGGCTGCGCCGCACCACTACAGGCCGCTAGGCCAAAGCGCAGCGACAAGCCGCGACCGCGGCGTCAAACTTAGCCATTTTTTGTCCCGGCCGGCGAGGGGCGGCGGCCACAGCAATCTCTACTTTTAACTTTATCTGGCCCTCAGTATATTGCATTTCAGGCTAAATCATCTTCTGCGCCGCCCTCGCCTGGGGGCTGGGCTCCTTTGGCCTTGGAGGCCAAAGCGCCCAGCATGGCCATCGGCCCTTCGGGCCTCCTCCTCATAGATCATCAGCCTTCGGCTGATATAAAAAAGGGCTATCGGAACCCTCCGATAGCCCTTACCTTATAGTAATCCTACAATTAAAAAACCTCCAATAGGCCTAAAGCAATTCCAGCAGCAAAACAGCCTCTATTGCAGTGGGATTATCCAGCAGCAAAATGCGTTGCCCAGCAGGAACCAGCAAATCTAGCGTTTGATTCGGGAGCAGCTCCTGCCATTGGCCCGCACTAGCCGTAGCATTCGCCAAAGTCGTATAGCGGACCGCCTCCCCTCGCAAATGCGTCAAACGAACCCTTGAGCCCTCCTGCAGCAAGCCCTCCAACTGTTGTTCCTGACTATTAGGGGCCAACTCCACTTCTAAAGTATTCACCTCCACCTCATCGCTATGGCTAGGCGAACTAGTCTGACGGAAATACTTGAGCTCATAAAAATCCACCACTCGGTCCACATCTCGATAATAATGAAACTTTAGGCGAGCAAAGGTGGCAAAAAGCCCCAAAGACAACTCCTCTCTCTGTTGTTCGAGTAAATTAGAATTGCTATGAAAGCGATACTCTAGCCCCTGCTGCTCATCTCGAAGAGCCTCCAATTGCTGCCCATAAGCCGCAACTGTAGCTCCCAAAGCCGCCAGTTGTGGATCAAGCAATAAGGCCCGTCCCAAGCTTTTTACCTCTTGAATGCGAACCTCATAGACCGCATTTTTAAAGATGGATCGTCCCTGCGGAAATAGCTGCTTGTACTGTCGACTATCCAAATCATAGTTCATCTGCACCTCAGCATGCCAGCGGCGAAGCATCGGACCAGTTACCTCTTCTAAAAGCTCTTTAAATTCAGCCGTTTTAGCATGATAGGCGCGGCGACCATCAATAGACTGCTCGTACTGCTGCAAAAAGGCCAAATAAAAAGGCTCGAAAAAGCTCAAGATGTCTTGAAGCGCAGGATCACTAGCAGCCATTAAACGAAGCTTGCTCAAGTGATCAGTCGCTAGCTGATACATTTTTTTAAAGGACCCAGCAGTATTACTGTGAAAGAAGTTAATCAGTGGGTACCATCCCAATTTTGAAAACATAAGCATAATTTTTTGTGTACAATAATTGTTTGAGTTATAAACATAGGCATATACTTTCGTGATATCAAGGGTAGGGTTTGAAAAAGTATAACTTTTAACATTTGATGTACATGTAATTATAGTTTTAGCCTGTTTGTTTTGGTTTTAGGTTGTGTTTTGGGTAGACCAATTAGCAGTCAGGATTTTAGGAAGGCATATATCTGTGTAGGAAACAGCGATCAAAACTTTAGGAAGGTATATATCTGTGCAGGAAACAGCGATCAAAACTTTAGGAAAGCATATATCTGTGCAAGAAACAGCAATCGGAACTTTGGTAAGCTGTATATCTGTGCAGAAAACGGCAATCAAAACTTTAGGTAGCTGTATATCTGTGTAGAAAACAGCAATCTGAACTTTGGGAAGGTATATATCTGTGCTGGAAGCAGCAATCTGAACTTTAGGAAGGTATATATCTGTGCAGGGAATAGTTATCCGAGATACTTGTTGGGGCTGTTCAGGATGTTCTGTATCAAAATGAAATTAGGGGTTTAGGCCCTAGGGCCAGAGGCTAGCTGGCTGAGGGATGGAAAGTGGTGCGGCGCAGCCGCAGACCAAGCGGGCAAAGCCCCCGCAGGGCCGAGCAGACTTGCGAGCCACGACACAGCCCGACCCGCCCGCAGGGCGGGGCAGCCCCAAATAATTAATATTCACAATAAGTCCTGTTAGAATAAAAGTTTATAAAAAATGCCTTTTACAAACTTTATGTGAAATCTGATAAAAATGTTCGCTCGTAAATAAGGAGAACAACAAATCATAAAAAAGTGAATTATGAAAAAAACCTTATCTATCTCCGCAGCAGTATTTGCTGCCCTGTTTAGCTTCAACAGTGCCTGGGGGGCCAATCTAGTGGTCTCGAACAGCTCCGATAGTGGAGCGGGAAGCCTTCGGCAGCAGTTATTAAATGCTTCGGCTGGGGATACTATTAGTTTTGCCACAGGGACAAATGGGCAGACGATTGTTCTTTCGAGTATTTTGACCTTAGATAAAGATCTGGTCATTATGGGCAATGGGAGCAGCAATAGTATGCTTAGTGGTGGCGGCAGCAGCCAAATTTTTGAAGTAATTTCTGGCGCTATGGTCCAGTTTGAAGGGCTCTCGATCATGAATGGTTTGAGCACGATGAGTGGAGGCGCGATTGTGGTCCAAGGGGCCGAGCTTTGGATTAGCGATTGTAGTCTGAGCAACAATGAGGCGCAGGGGGCTATGGCTGTGATGGGCGGCGGAGCGATTTGGAATACCGCTGGCTCCGAGCTGCACATTATGAATACTAGCTTTAGTAATAATCAGGCTTCAGGGGCTTCGGGTTCTGGTGGGGCCATTCTTAATGATGGGAGTAGTGTACTGACGATTTCGATGGGTACGAGCTTTTCGGCCAATAGCTCTAATCGAGCAGGAGGGGCGATTGAGGATAATTCGGGGGCCAATAGTATGGTCCAGATTACGGATGCTAGTTTTACAGGTAATAGCACAGGTACAGCTCCAGGCAATGGTGGGGCTATCCATATTACAGGGGCTGGCCAAATGATGATAAGCAATAGCAGTTTTAATAGCAATAGTGCAGGCAATGAGGGCGGTGCTCTTTGGAATGGTAGCGGCAGCATGAGCCTCAATAACATTCTGGCCGATGGCAATATTGCTAGTGGGGCCGCAGGCGATAGTGGAGGAGGAGCCATTTACAATTTGGGTGGCGATCTGACGATTATGAACTCTATTTTATCCAACAATATAGCTAATGGAAGTGCGGGTTCTGGTGGGGCTGTGCTCAATGATTTGGGCGGTATGCTAGAGATCCAAAATACCAGCATTACGGGCAATATGGCCATGCGGGCTGGTGGGGGAGTTGAAGATAATTCTTCTTCAGCGCCCTCTTCTATGCGCTTTCAAAATGTAACCTTATCCAATAATAGTACAGGCACAGCTCCAGGCAATGGAGGCGGATTGCATATTACAGGAGCAGGTAACCTTCTTTTTGATGGGGGGACCGTTTCGGGCAATACCGCTGCCGCAGAAGGGGGAGGCCTTTGGAATGGAACGGCGCAGATGACCCTCTCTAATGTTAATATCAGTAATAATGTAGCCAATGGTCCCTTAGCCGATAATGGTGGAGGTGGACTCTATAACTTAGGGGGCCAAATTGATATCCTCAACGGAACCCAAATCAATAACAACCAAGCAGCAGGTGCAGCGGGTAGCGGTGGGGGTATCCTCAACGATATGGGCGGCATGATTAACATCAGCAACTCCATGATTATGGGGAATATGGCTATGCGCGCAGGTGGAGGCATTGAATGCACAGACTCTAGTGGGGTGCTTTTGGTCAATACTATGCTCAATAATAATAGCACAGGTTCGGCTCCAGGCAATGGAGGGGGACTACATGTTACGGGCTACGGTATGGTCAGCCTTAGTGGCGGAACCGTAAGCAACAACATGGCCGCCTCAGAAGGTGGTGGGCTCTGGAATGGTACAGGTGCTATGAGCATCAGCGGAACAAACATTGATGGCAATAGCGCTGCGGGCAATACTTTTACTGAAGGCGGTGGGGGGATTTACAACCAAGGCGGAATTATCGACATCATCAACAATACACAGATAACAAACAATAGCGCCACAGGTACAGCGGGTAGCGGTGGGGGTATCCTCAACGATATGGGGGGTACCTTAAATGTGAGCCATTCGACCATTATGGGCAATAGTTCTATGCGTGCTGGTGGTGGCATTGAAGATAACTCTATGGGCGCTAGTGGGACCCTCAACCTGAATATGGTCCAACTCCTGAATAATGATGCGGGCACAGCTCCTGGTAATGGGGGCGGACTACATATTTCAGGCTTAGGGAATACCTACATTATTGGCGGTCTGGTTTCAGGTAATCTAGCTGCCTCAGAAGGTGGTGGACTTTGGAATGGTGGCGGCTATATGTTGGTCAATGGAACCATCATCGATGGGAATACCGCTAGTGGTGCTGCTGCCGATAATGGGGGCGGAGGAATCTACAACCAAGATGGCATTTTAGAAATTACTAATATGGCCGAAATTACGAATAATGTGGCCGATGGTGCTGCAGGTAGCGGTGGTGGAATCCTCAATGTTTTAGGGGGGCGTATCCGCATAACGAATGTCCTTATTGCCAATAATAGCGCTATGCGTGCAGGTGGTGGCATTGAAGATAACTCTACCGCAGGGATTAGAGGTGAGCTAGAACTGCGAGACTTCCAACTATCGGGTAATGTTGTTGGGTCCGCTCCTGGCAATGGAGGCGGTCTACATATAACAGGCCCTGGAAATGCGACCCTAATCAATGGATCCGTAATTAATAATGAAGCCGCTAGTGAAGGCGGTGGCCTTTGGAACGGCAGCGGAATGATGTACTTGCAATATGTCAGCATTGTCAATAATGAAGCTTTGGGCGCTGCAGCCGATAATGGTGGGGCAGGAATTTTCAACAATGGGGGAGACCTAATCCTTGATGGTTGTACCGTTAATATGAATATGGCCACAGGCGCCGCTGCTAGTGGCGGTGGACTACTCTCTGTGGCTGGAGATGTTGATATTCAAAATACTGACTTTGACAATAATGCCGCTAATCGAGCAGGGGGCGCCATTGAATTGATTGATGGCAATTGTTGGATTGTCAATAGCGTCTTTGAGGCCAATGATGTAAACGGTACTGCTGGAACAGCCGCCCCAGGTAATGGGGGCGCCATCCATATCAGTGGGGCTACCATGCTCTATATTGATGAGTCAGAGTTTATAGATAATGAAGCCGCTCGCGAAGGCGGGGCCCTCTGGAACCAAAGCAATAGCCAGATGTATATCTACAACTCCACAATTATGAATAATAGCGCCTTTGGTACTGCTGCCGATGATGGTGGGGGAGGGTTCTTCAATAATGGTGGAGATACTTGGATTGAAGGCTCGACCTTCTCTGGAAATAATGCCGCTAATGCCAATGGTGGCGCTATCCAAAACCAAACGGGCATGACGGCCATCAGCCGCTCAACCATTTCGGGCAATATGGCCGCTATGGATGGTGCAGGGATCTATAATGCCGATTCCCTCACGGCCGAGGCCCTAACCATTGCCTTCAATATGGCTAGCGGAAATGCGGGCGGAATCGCACAAAATAGTATGCGCCCCTTGGGCCTAAAATCAACAATTGTCTCTAATAATACGGCTAGCATGATGGGCCAAGATATTTACCTAGAAATGGGTATGCTAAATTCTATGGGCTATAATCTGGTCCAAGATACTAGCGGCATGAGCTGGATGGCAGGCATGGGCGATCTTCTAGGCCTCGATCCTTTCCTCCAAACCTTAGCCAATAATGGCGGCCCAACAATGACGCATGCAATTTTGGTGGGGACAAGCTCTCCCGCTGTAGATGCAGGCGATCCAATGAGCAATATGTTGGACCAAAGAGGAATGAGCATTAACGGCCGCAGAGATATTGGCGCCTTTGAATCTGCCGAGCTGTTGAGTAATCATTCCTTGGCCCAACTAACAAACATTAAGGCTTATCCCAACCCGACTCTAGATATCGTTCAATTAGAGCGGGAGGCGTCCAGCCAAAGTACTTACCAACTGTATAGCCTAGAGGGCCGCCTTTTGCAAACTGGCCAATTGAATGACCGCATAGAACGCATCAATCTGAGCGATTTCCCTGCAGGTACCTATTTCCTACAACTAGAAGAAGGGCAACGCCTAGCCCTAATCAAA
This window contains:
- a CDS encoding T9SS C-terminal target domain-containing protein, with the protein product MKYISPLIAIFLILPLVLWAQDPPSAQTWLEANRLSALFRNGGDLFNDGQNAAFLTPNKADSTESRAAMHLLGLSLGGLDAGGDLHLAAQTYRQGGFDFWPGPIDSVSQRADSISSRRFNYIWSVELLDIWVVLEDYRDNGQVDGPMPASLLIWPAQGNAYYAQSLGFALPDQGLAPFFDRDGDGIYNPYQGDYPTYRMGDSTALADQVIWTVFNDVSAGHQFTQGDALGVEVQLTAYAFGCLALEQSLRESIFLNYKIINRSAQDYQQFWAGFYTDFDLGCPADDYIGTDSSLQTVYAYNADYQDHTSLCQTNNYGSQPPVVALTFLNRSLDRSIYNLNTTLPPLGHPAQPNLDQGFYHLLEGKWTDGQPLRPYGNGYDSLGTGQAHYVFPNYPFDSTASSWWAGDGYSWAQGQDFRVMASHFKGDLLAGESMDIDLMLSYHYADSLTGLYQMLQLLPQNIPNLQQAWAQGIGQNSCYQSQDFSSQISGYLYEDQNANCQKEAQEIPFAQRFVCVERQGQRYYATTDSSGFYQFDNLPFGEYTLWAVRPSHYWQDGCQLQGQYVVNLQHPQGIQQNIGLQALDNCPFVQIQLDGPNLDACTAQQQWLSYENRGTDTAYQAYVDLSWPKYLHLDSASLPFSQVDSQTYRIDLGNLAPQAVGQLDLWSSLSCDSVLAGQSFCLEAHVYPDSLCRPIYQETVLAVSAECEGDSIVFYLRNIGLISLTPLRTQLIVIEDDLMQPPLPVTIYGSGVTAVRIPVEAGLTYRALLEQTGSIWSAPVISDVVEGCGLDSLGQMHLGYVQQLANLPATVFGAEHCLILQDSFKSLLNVKAQVLPLGYDVPAYIFPSDPLHAQFVLQGPFKGHLQLRDSLSSYLDPSSLALGVSSHPANWSLKGQGLLTADFGFIDLAAEEELLFSYRIDQKENNRPNIVIPQQWSYQKDSLPWAFTAVHQRVVGQNFFSVLAQDRSESSRGLAYDFWPIPAQDVLNYSSARGWESGQEVRIYSILGQELARHQLLAPNGQIPLGDWSNGVFILQLFSANQELLGQEQFVIAQ
- a CDS encoding choice-of-anchor Q domain-containing protein is translated as MKKTLSISAAVFAALFSFNSAWGANLVVSNSSDSGAGSLRQQLLNASAGDTISFATGTNGQTIVLSSILTLDKDLVIMGNGSSNSMLSGGGSSQIFEVISGAMVQFEGLSIMNGLSTMSGGAIVVQGAELWISDCSLSNNEAQGAMAVMGGGAIWNTAGSELHIMNTSFSNNQASGASGSGGAILNDGSSVLTISMGTSFSANSSNRAGGAIEDNSGANSMVQITDASFTGNSTGTAPGNGGAIHITGAGQMMISNSSFNSNSAGNEGGALWNGSGSMSLNNILADGNIASGAAGDSGGGAIYNLGGDLTIMNSILSNNIANGSAGSGGAVLNDLGGMLEIQNTSITGNMAMRAGGGVEDNSSSAPSSMRFQNVTLSNNSTGTAPGNGGGLHITGAGNLLFDGGTVSGNTAAAEGGGLWNGTAQMTLSNVNISNNVANGPLADNGGGGLYNLGGQIDILNGTQINNNQAAGAAGSGGGILNDMGGMINISNSMIMGNMAMRAGGGIECTDSSGVLLVNTMLNNNSTGSAPGNGGGLHVTGYGMVSLSGGTVSNNMAASEGGGLWNGTGAMSISGTNIDGNSAAGNTFTEGGGGIYNQGGIIDIINNTQITNNSATGTAGSGGGILNDMGGTLNVSHSTIMGNSSMRAGGGIEDNSMGASGTLNLNMVQLLNNDAGTAPGNGGGLHISGLGNTYIIGGLVSGNLAASEGGGLWNGGGYMLVNGTIIDGNTASGAAADNGGGGIYNQDGILEITNMAEITNNVADGAAGSGGGILNVLGGRIRITNVLIANNSAMRAGGGIEDNSTAGIRGELELRDFQLSGNVVGSAPGNGGGLHITGPGNATLINGSVINNEAASEGGGLWNGSGMMYLQYVSIVNNEALGAAADNGGAGIFNNGGDLILDGCTVNMNMATGAAASGGGLLSVAGDVDIQNTDFDNNAANRAGGAIELIDGNCWIVNSVFEANDVNGTAGTAAPGNGGAIHISGATMLYIDESEFIDNEAAREGGALWNQSNSQMYIYNSTIMNNSAFGTAADDGGGGFFNNGGDTWIEGSTFSGNNAANANGGAIQNQTGMTAISRSTISGNMAAMDGAGIYNADSLTAEALTIAFNMASGNAGGIAQNSMRPLGLKSTIVSNNTASMMGQDIYLEMGMLNSMGYNLVQDTSGMSWMAGMGDLLGLDPFLQTLANNGGPTMTHAILVGTSSPAVDAGDPMSNMLDQRGMSINGRRDIGAFESAELLSNHSLAQLTNIKAYPNPTLDIVQLEREASSQSTYQLYSLEGRLLQTGQLNDRIERINLSDFPAGTYFLQLEEGQRLALIKE